The following coding sequences lie in one Saccharopolyspora hordei genomic window:
- a CDS encoding amino acid permease yields the protein MVDEVEVAREDAGLRRSLKNRHLQMIALGGIIGASLFIGSGAVISTVGPAAVLSYALGGLIVVLVMRMLGEMATAQPTLGSFMEYARASLGDWAGFTIGWLYWYYWVGVVAFEAVVGAELLNPLVPVVPQWVLSLVLMLALTTTNLISVRSFGETEFWLASIKVITIVIFLLCGTIFVLGLWPGAELSVGNIAQDGFVANGWFAVLHGVVIVIFSYFGTEIVTIVSAESDEPERSVAKATKAVVWRVLLFYVGSVALLVMITPWREIPTDGSPYAAAFTRFGLPAAEVAVNVVVFTAVISVLNSGLYTASRMLFALQRRGFAPSWVRDVNRRGVPWKSILLSTLIGYVAVAASYVSPDAIFYFIINSAGAVALFIYAIIAASQLRMRRRLEQEAPERLKLKVWLFPYLTWATLVVIGAVIITMGTIEEVRSQLTLSLVSLGAILLVYLLFVRPWLARRRSG from the coding sequence ATGGTCGACGAGGTCGAGGTCGCGCGCGAGGACGCCGGGCTGCGGCGCAGCCTGAAGAACCGCCACCTGCAGATGATCGCGCTCGGCGGGATCATCGGCGCCAGCCTGTTCATCGGCAGCGGCGCGGTGATCTCCACCGTCGGCCCCGCCGCGGTGCTGTCCTACGCGCTGGGCGGGCTGATCGTCGTGCTGGTGATGCGGATGCTCGGCGAGATGGCCACCGCCCAGCCGACGCTCGGCTCCTTCATGGAGTACGCCCGCGCCTCGCTCGGCGACTGGGCGGGTTTCACCATCGGCTGGCTGTACTGGTACTACTGGGTCGGCGTGGTGGCCTTCGAGGCCGTCGTCGGCGCCGAGCTGCTCAACCCGCTGGTGCCGGTGGTGCCGCAGTGGGTGCTGTCGCTGGTGCTCATGCTGGCGCTGACCACCACCAACCTGATCTCGGTCCGCTCCTTCGGCGAGACCGAGTTCTGGCTGGCCTCCATCAAGGTCATCACCATCGTCATCTTCCTGCTGTGCGGCACGATCTTCGTGCTCGGGCTGTGGCCGGGCGCCGAGCTCTCCGTCGGCAACATCGCGCAGGACGGGTTCGTCGCCAACGGCTGGTTCGCCGTGCTGCACGGCGTGGTGATCGTGATCTTCTCCTACTTCGGCACCGAGATCGTCACCATCGTCTCCGCCGAGTCCGACGAGCCCGAGCGCTCGGTGGCCAAGGCGACCAAGGCCGTGGTGTGGCGCGTGCTGCTGTTCTACGTGGGCTCGGTGGCGCTGCTGGTGATGATCACGCCGTGGCGGGAGATCCCGACCGACGGCAGCCCGTACGCCGCGGCGTTCACCCGGTTCGGCTTGCCGGCCGCGGAGGTCGCGGTGAACGTGGTGGTGTTCACCGCGGTGATCTCGGTGCTCAACTCCGGGCTCTACACCGCCTCCCGGATGCTGTTCGCCCTGCAGCGGCGCGGGTTCGCGCCGAGCTGGGTGCGCGACGTCAACCGGCGCGGCGTGCCGTGGAAGTCGATCCTGCTGTCCACTCTGATCGGCTACGTCGCGGTCGCGGCCAGCTACGTGTCACCGGACGCGATCTTCTACTTCATCATCAACTCCGCCGGCGCGGTCGCGCTGTTCATCTACGCGATCATCGCCGCCTCGCAGCTGCGGATGCGGCGGCGGCTGGAGCAGGAGGCGCCCGAGCGGCTGAAGCTGAAGGTGTGGCTCTTCCCCTACTTGACGTGGGCCACGCTCGTGGTGATCGGCGCTGTGATCATCACCATGGGGACCATCGAGGAGGTCCGCTCGCAGCTCACCCTGAGCTTGGTCAGCCTCGGCGCGATCCTGCTGGTCTACCTGCTGTTCGTGCGCCCGTGGCTGGCGCGGCGGCGTTCGGGGTGA
- a CDS encoding acetyl-CoA acetyltransferase: MGGLDLRTPVVVGVGQASERVDDPGYRRLSAVDLAAEAAREALADAGADGLAAAIDTVAGVRQFEISIPGATAPLGRSNNYPRSVAGRIGAAPRRAVLEVVGGQAPQHLVTELAGTIAAGGSEVALVFGSEAISTARHLAGTADAPDFTEHVEGDLEDRGPGLEGLVSEHLAAHGLTEPVSQYALFDNARRARLGLSRAEYARQMGELFAPFTTVAAANPHAAAPVERDARELSTPTERNRVVADPYPRFLVARDQVNQGAAVLLMSVAAARRLGVPEEKWVFLHGHADLRERDLLDRADLSRSPAAVLAARHALEVAGISLADVATFDLYSCFPIAVFTICDGLGLAPDDPRGLTLTGGLPFFGGAGNNYSMHAIAETVVRMRAEPGAHGFVGANGGSLSKYSVGVYSTTPAEWRPDRSAELQAEVDAWPAPEQARAADGWATIETCTVKHARDGRRTGIVVGRLERDDRRFLAVARDDDEELLDLLSAGEPLGARVRVRASGEVNQVALG; this comes from the coding sequence ATGGGTGGACTGGATCTCCGCACCCCGGTGGTGGTCGGGGTCGGGCAGGCGTCCGAGCGCGTCGACGACCCCGGGTACCGGCGGCTGTCGGCGGTGGACCTGGCCGCGGAGGCGGCCCGCGAGGCCCTGGCCGACGCGGGGGCCGACGGGCTGGCTGCCGCGATCGACACGGTCGCCGGGGTGCGCCAGTTCGAGATCTCGATCCCCGGTGCCACGGCGCCGCTGGGCCGGTCGAACAACTACCCCCGCTCGGTCGCCGGCCGGATCGGGGCCGCGCCGCGGCGCGCGGTGCTGGAGGTGGTCGGCGGGCAGGCACCGCAGCACCTGGTGACCGAGCTGGCCGGGACGATCGCGGCCGGTGGGTCGGAGGTGGCGCTCGTGTTCGGCTCGGAGGCGATCTCGACGGCCCGCCACCTCGCGGGCACCGCGGACGCCCCGGACTTCACCGAGCACGTCGAGGGAGACCTGGAGGACCGCGGCCCCGGGCTCGAGGGCCTGGTGTCCGAGCACCTGGCCGCGCACGGGCTGACCGAGCCCGTGAGCCAGTACGCCCTGTTCGACAACGCCCGCCGGGCCCGGCTCGGCCTGTCCCGCGCGGAGTACGCGCGGCAGATGGGCGAGCTGTTCGCCCCGTTCACCACGGTCGCCGCGGCCAACCCGCACGCCGCCGCCCCGGTCGAGCGCGACGCCCGCGAACTGAGCACGCCCACCGAGCGCAACCGGGTGGTCGCCGACCCGTACCCGCGGTTCCTGGTGGCCCGCGACCAGGTCAACCAGGGTGCCGCGGTGCTGCTGATGTCGGTGGCGGCGGCGCGCCGGCTCGGCGTCCCCGAGGAGAAGTGGGTGTTCCTGCACGGGCACGCGGACCTGCGCGAGCGGGACCTGCTGGACCGCGCGGACCTGTCGCGCAGCCCCGCCGCGGTGCTCGCGGCCCGGCACGCGCTGGAGGTCGCCGGCATCTCGCTCGCCGACGTGGCCACCTTCGACCTGTACAGCTGCTTCCCGATCGCGGTGTTCACCATCTGCGACGGGCTGGGGCTGGCGCCGGACGACCCGCGCGGGCTCACGCTCACCGGTGGGCTGCCCTTCTTCGGCGGGGCGGGCAACAACTACTCGATGCACGCCATCGCCGAGACCGTTGTCCGGATGCGCGCCGAGCCCGGCGCGCACGGCTTCGTCGGCGCCAACGGCGGGTCGCTGAGCAAGTACTCGGTCGGCGTCTACTCGACGACGCCGGCCGAGTGGCGGCCCGACCGCAGCGCCGAGCTGCAGGCCGAGGTGGACGCCTGGCCCGCTCCCGAGCAGGCCAGGGCGGCCGACGGCTGGGCGACGATCGAGACCTGCACCGTCAAGCACGCCAGGGACGGTCGCCGCACCGGGATCGTCGTCGGCCGCCTGGAGCGGGACGACCGCCGGTTCCTCGCCGTCGCGCGGGACGACGACGAGGAGTTGCTCGACCTGCTCTCCGCCGGCGAACCGCTCGGAGCCCGCGTCCGCGTGCGGGCCTCCGGTGAGGTCAACCAGGTCGCGCTCGGGTAG
- a CDS encoding CAP domain-containing protein: MALVNEARAKVGCSAVTVDPRLTQAAAGHSADMANRSFFDHTNPDGVTFDQRIKNAGYPEPGAENIAQGQRTAAEVMDGWMGSAGHRANIEDCSLKTIGVAVSETGNYWTQDFGR, translated from the coding sequence GTGGCCCTGGTGAACGAGGCGCGGGCCAAGGTCGGCTGCAGCGCCGTCACGGTGGACCCCCGACTCACCCAGGCGGCGGCCGGGCACAGCGCCGACATGGCGAACCGCTCGTTCTTCGACCACACCAACCCCGACGGCGTGACCTTCGACCAGCGCATCAAGAACGCCGGCTACCCCGAGCCCGGCGCGGAGAACATCGCGCAGGGCCAGCGGACGGCCGCCGAGGTCATGGACGGCTGGATGGGGTCCGCGGGCCACCGGGCCAACATCGAGGACTGCTCGCTGAAGACCATCGGCGTCGCGGTCAGCGAGACCGGCAACTACTGGACCCAGGACTTCGGCCGCTGA